The DNA region AAAGGCGGTGCCGGACGGATTGCCGGATGCATGTCCGCCCGGCTTCCCTTCTCCGATGCTCGGGGGTTTTCCCGTCGGATCAGGTTCTGAACATTTTGTCTTCATGGAGGATTGGGGAAATGGAATCTGCCCGCCTCAGGTATCGTCCTTACAAGCCGGAAGATGATTGGTTTTTCATGTCTCTGTGTCTGGACCCCGATGTGATGCGGCATATCGGGGACGGACGGGTACGCGGCCGAAAAGAAATCGGGGAATGGTTTCAGAATGTGCTGGCACGAAGCAGGACCGGTTTCGGACCGTGGGTGGTCGAAAAAAAGGACACGGGGGAACCGGTCGGTCAAGCCGGATTGGTCAAACAAATTCTGGACGGAAAAGAAGAATGGGAGATCGGGTATTGGATGAAAAAGTCCTGTTGGGGCAAGGGATATGCTTCGGAAGCGGCTGCGACTTTCCGCGATTTCGCCCTGCTCGATCTTCGGTTGGATCGCGTTATCAGCATCATTCAACCGGCCAACATCGCTTCGATTCGGGTGGCCGTGAAGATCGGCATGTCCCTGGAACGACATACGCGATTCCAGGGGATTCCGGTGGCGGTGTATTCGCTTCAGGCCGGGAAAACCGGTGAAGATGGAGGATTCTGATGCGTGCGGAGGAAAACTTCCGAAAAAACGGAGAAAACGGTGGGCAAGGCATCCGATGGCCGGTCGTGATCCGACACCGGATGCCCGTCCGCGGAAACAGCGACACTCCCGGAACGGGGTTCTTCCCGGACGGGAGCTTTTTTCAGTCTTCGTTTCTGCGGATCCACTCACCCAAGGCCTCGAACGGCTTTTCCACTTCCTCGAGGCGATC from Staphylospora marina includes:
- a CDS encoding GNAT family N-acetyltransferase; the encoded protein is MESARLRYRPYKPEDDWFFMSLCLDPDVMRHIGDGRVRGRKEIGEWFQNVLARSRTGFGPWVVEKKDTGEPVGQAGLVKQILDGKEEWEIGYWMKKSCWGKGYASEAAATFRDFALLDLRLDRVISIIQPANIASIRVAVKIGMSLERHTRFQGIPVAVYSLQAGKTGEDGGF